From a single Rosa rugosa chromosome 7, drRosRugo1.1, whole genome shotgun sequence genomic region:
- the LOC133719830 gene encoding uncharacterized protein LOC133719830 isoform X2: MVKAPSSLRPSPQGSSPVFSSSLTCNYCKNPGHIKANCYRLVGFPAGYFDRPRPQDNKPKGKAAVTKPDHTNFAGPPHQGNNRQGLSEGSTIPSGLHVCRNEAGEGSPSSFDFDWGY; this comes from the exons ATGGTGAAAGCTCCTTCTTCTCTGCGTCCCTCTCCTCAAGGTTCTTCCCCTGTGTTCTCCTCAAGTCTGACTTGTAACTACTGCAAGAATCCAGGCCACATCAAAGCAAACTGTTACaggttggttggttttccaGCAGGCTACTTTGATAGGCCCCGACCTCAGGACAACAAACCCAAGGGAAAGGCTGCGGTGACAAAACCAGATCACACCAACTTTGCTG gacctcctcaccagggaaataatcggcaggggttatctgaggggtcgactattccatctggattgcatgtttgccggaatgaagccggagaaggcagtccaagcagctttgatttcgactggggttactaa
- the LOC133719830 gene encoding uncharacterized protein LOC133719830 isoform X1, whose amino-acid sequence MVKAPSSLRPSPQGSSPVFSSSLTCNYCKNPGHIKANCYRLVGFPAGYFDRPRPQDNKPKGKAAVTKPDHTNFAGKDTASVSYGGNGPPHQGNNRQGLSEGSTIPSGLHVCRNEAGEGSPSSFDFDWGY is encoded by the exons ATGGTGAAAGCTCCTTCTTCTCTGCGTCCCTCTCCTCAAGGTTCTTCCCCTGTGTTCTCCTCAAGTCTGACTTGTAACTACTGCAAGAATCCAGGCCACATCAAAGCAAACTGTTACaggttggttggttttccaGCAGGCTACTTTGATAGGCCCCGACCTCAGGACAACAAACCCAAGGGAAAGGCTGCGGTGACAAAACCAGATCACACCAACTTTGCTGGTAAGGATACCGCATCCGTAAGTTACGGTGGTAATG gacctcctcaccagggaaataatcggcaggggttatctgaggggtcgactattccatctggattgcatgtttgccggaatgaagccggagaaggcagtccaagcagctttgatttcgactggggttactaa